The Camelina sativa cultivar DH55 chromosome 18, Cs, whole genome shotgun sequence DNA window ACGCCTCCACCATAGTTAACACCGAGAGGAAGCGGGCTTCGGTTACTAGAAGCATGGGGGGGAATCTCCTTAGGTACCGCTCTTTTGACCTCGACTAGTTTTCCATTGAGCTCATGAAAGGTTTTGAGAAGAACTCTATCAACAGCATCATCTGAATCAAAAGTGATGAAACCAAACCCTCTGGGCCTCTGCGTGTTATGATCATACATTACCACAACATCAGCAATAGTACCAAACTGATCAAAGTAGTTCTTGAACTCTTCCTCGGTAATGCTGGACGGTAAACCTCCAACAAAGATCTTNGATAGCGATCAAATGTATTAACCAATGTTACAAGTCTTTTGAGAAGAACAAAGTTaagctttttattttagttaccTCTATTAGTTTGTCTATTTCCAACATTGTGGCTTCCATTGTATCTTTCTGAGTCATTTGCAGATGGGTCTGAACCTACATTGTCAATGTCATAGCCGTAAGAGCGAGACAAATTGTCTAGCTCGTGAGAAGACTGAGATGGtagctgctgctgttgctgttgctgccACGTTGAGTCGCTGTAAACCGAGCTCCCTCTGTACAATTCCCCTATAGAACCTTCAAAACCGTTAAATGGGGACGAGGAAAGTCCAGAACCTGTCCCAAAGTTTCTTCCATAACCGCCATTGTTATCATTAGCAACagcagaagaaaaaggaagTCCCCAGTTTCCTCTGTTGTTTTCATTCAAGTTCCAACCGGGACGTGCAGTATCGGTTCTGTTTCCCCATAAGTCTCTATTGTTAGAATTGTAAGGAGAGTCAGTTCTATTGTGCCCGATTGGAGAGGTGTAACGGTTTGGGGAAGCACCGTTGAAGTAAGTGTTGCTTGGAACCCGGTTATACCCAAATGTAGAAGTAGTCCCATCATAGCTAGGGTTCAAATTCAAACTCAGTTCATGATTCAAACCGAGGCCGAAAGCAGAAGCCGCATTTCTACCACTACCAATAACAGGACTAAACCGACCACCAACAGAGCCTCCTAGATTGTTATAAAAACCAGGACCAGGAGCAAAGTTGTTAAAGTAGCTATTAGCAGACATCCTATTAGACACGCCTCCACCATAGTTAACACCGAGAGGAAGCGGGCTTCGGTTACTAGAAGCATGGGGGGGAATCTCCTTAGGTACCGCTCTTTTGACCTCGACTAGTTTTCCATTGAGCT harbors:
- the LOC104761599 gene encoding heterogeneous nuclear ribonucleoprotein 1-like isoform X2 encodes the protein MESDLGKLFVGGISWDTDEERLRDYFSNYGDVVEAVIMRDRATGRARGFGFIVFADPCVAERVIMVDKHIIDGRTVEAKKAVPRDDQQVLKRHASPNHLMLSPVHGGGGGARTKKIFVGGLPSSITEEEFKNYFDQFGTIADVVVMYDHNTQRPRGFGFITFDSDDAVDRVLLKTFHELNGKLVEVKRAVPKEIPPHASSNRSPLPLGVNYGGGVSNRMSANSYFNNFAPGPGFYNNLGGSVGGRFSPVIGSGRNAASAFGLGLNHELSLNLNPSYDGTTSTFGYNRVPSNTYFNGASPNRYTSPIGHNRTDSPYNSNNRDLWGNRTDTARPGWNLNENNRGNWGLPFSSAVANDNNGGYGRNFGTGSGLSSSPFNGFEGSIGELYRGSSVYSDSTWQQQQQQQLPSQSSHELDNLSRSYGYDIDNVGSDPSANDSERYNGSHNVGNRQTNRGIEA